A single window of Nomascus leucogenys isolate Asia chromosome 18, Asia_NLE_v1, whole genome shotgun sequence DNA harbors:
- the SNRNP25 gene encoding U11/U12 small nuclear ribonucleoprotein 25 kDa protein isoform X1: MWSRLSQQEDLTVLVSLLRNSQATPRGTGATTNLPCAQSSGFLSCRRRLWLWVLTMDLLPSVSVVAAVVVVQSATVLDLKKAIQRYVQLKQEREGGIQHISWSYVWRTYHLTSAGEKLTEDRKKLRDYGIRNRDEVSFIKKLRQK, from the exons ATGTGGTCCAGGCTTTCACAGCAGGAAGATTTAACAGTGCTGGTCAGCCTGCTCAGAAACTCACAGGCCACGCCCAGGGGTACTGGGGCAACCACAAACCTGCCCTGTGCACAGAGTTCTGGGTTCCTTTCCTGCCGTCGGAGGCTATGGCTTTGGGTTCTCACCATGGATCTTCTCCCATCTGTGTCCGTGGTTGCAGCTGTGGTCGTAGTGCAGAGTGCTACAGTCCTGGACCTGAAGAAGGCCATCCAGAGGTACGTGCAGCTCAAGCAGGAGCGAGAAGGGGGCATTCAGCACATCAGCTG GTCCTATGTGTGGAGGACGTACCATCTGACCTCTGCAGGAGAGAAACtcacagaagacagaaagaagctCCGAGA ctACGGCATCCGGAATCGAGACGAGGTTTCCTTCATCAAAAAGCTGAGGCAAAAGTGA
- the SNRNP25 gene encoding U11/U12 small nuclear ribonucleoprotein 25 kDa protein isoform X2, giving the protein MDVFQEGLAMVVQDPLLCDLPIQVTLEEVNSQIALEYGQAMTVRVCKMDGEVMPVVVVQSATVLDLKKAIQRYVQLKQEREGGIQHISWSYVWRTYHLTSAGEKLTEDRKKLRDYGIRNRDEVSFIKKLRQK; this is encoded by the exons ATGGACGTGTTCCAGGAGGgtctggccatggtggtgcaggaCCCGCTGCTCTGCGATCTGCCGATCCAG GTTACTTTGGAAGAAGTCAACTCCCAAATAGCCCTAGAATACGGCCAGGCAATGACGGTCCGAGTGTGCAAGATGGATGGAGAAGTAATGC CTGTGGTCGTAGTGCAGAGTGCTACAGTCCTGGACCTGAAGAAGGCCATCCAGAGGTACGTGCAGCTCAAGCAGGAGCGAGAAGGGGGCATTCAGCACATCAGCTG GTCCTATGTGTGGAGGACGTACCATCTGACCTCTGCAGGAGAGAAACtcacagaagacagaaagaagctCCGAGA ctACGGCATCCGGAATCGAGACGAGGTTTCCTTCATCAAAAAGCTGAGGCAAAAGTGA